A portion of the Megalobrama amblycephala isolate DHTTF-2021 linkage group LG23, ASM1881202v1, whole genome shotgun sequence genome contains these proteins:
- the sorbs2b gene encoding sorbin and SH3 domain-containing protein 2 isoform X5, giving the protein MICLSGLFDIKTQEGEIFNMNTDSGGHIRKSATLLLTLTPMKRIQSSPNLYTLTDSESQSKDSDLWRPSSSTSDGLRNGDMCSSSLAAKGYRSVRPNFQDKKSPTPGQMTVNGGLTVPASPCSHLQRPFSPSTYPPPPSLSPSITAMQQARTTASESSTPIYTNVDPPARAPQTDRKETTGKAPQYTGIGPVDESGIPIAIRTTVDRPKDWYKTMFKQIHVVPKSENEWPASRTATDPVTSTGTFSKQDKHAAPNAVQAHPAPKTGTYRPITKSVSDNGVYGFRVPAPSSLPSALPTSASTQQRSGEKEAPQRGRSTPDMNEWGPPDRKVDTRKYRAEPRSIFDYEPGKSSVLEQERTTSNLRPEDIDLENEPWYKFFAELEFGRPPPKKRLDYNPESSPRFRAETSLYQPSSDRSLERPSSSANDNKRRRKSEPATAQPRAQSSVGTTQTSVRPPELPKSSSTQRNTLTSPGSLAATRTKGGDVSYMHTAHLNCQNQNHATSESTYQSKEQNEHSLMAVSDGFSSLPDGWKSAQENPEDWINTEETSSKLKSWSCDDLLSEGRGKEVQTRSESTCFLLHNGEVEASQCNDVRESEDLRERTRHRSAHDAPGFLKLYKKMHHINRQELINSTVICSVKARIHKYENEQRKDRRTSNKGSNEEVPRDMVHNRISEFESLIQKSKSMPNLGEECLIRGSSRRTSSPKRSLSIESLLDEEPPARNPPEGRPQYPKINTHVPIHIQVTSDQLQNSAMHNDYSDSEHDAVVSDLSDFIQIEGSSFCSEREFDLCSYASSESFCGSGHHHHYHRQLVSSCKGRCPASYTRFTTMIKHERAKQDRKQHLRVEESEFGLSKLAFLVSPVPFRRKNLSPLSFSRIPNSKSCVYDALDSALKDIYDHIRAEKRRGSLPDNSILHRLLVELLPDIPERNSSLHALGRGSPTVQPRSYHPQPDGMPSQDTHQPEYSHLSHSASHNHIDSNNNQRNHNFECYYQDQDTSREYSYPDVGSHTQQSRRQTPEVREKLPARAIYDFKAQTAKELTFKKGETVYITRQIDNNWYEGEYRGHVGIFPISYVEKIPPSERHQPARPPPPAQSREIGEAIARYNFNADTNVELSLRKGERVILLRQVDKNWFEGKIPGTNKQGIFPVSYVDVVKKTTVQSTGQPPGPSIPTSYSSDRLNSRPSSARTLYNSPSPTVRPFSSSSPSPQRAAHLQAITSEWLALTLGLSPSGTPAPTPPPFPSNFQPYYEVLDSAISPSPASSMLGRSPALTPRSSTPALKEGHFIPIFSPKSYMSPEPSLSPQPYLTSASFTPSPTSPSFDTSPRSASVIEILSSQKSDLPEKELQLFSECKDHYKPGQTDSPKLRSPIDLVVFEAHESPLDILPPKDPDDDLCEELVSIIKASQSKGTFIEEEGFYRQEPDIMEKLPRLFIEEEPKEDNGFLNEPLTSNTFAPVQPAQSEGSDSEMSLPFTQPSSAKYSPPSPRSTPPLPGVSQSPPPSAKLFSRQDLRSSKVKPVLRRDVVVVGKPPRSPVMSRRSCGSPVRGQNFSPSHRSQRQAYVHDPLQGVGEPFQALYNYTPRNEDELELKEGDVVDVMEKCDDGWFVGTCRRTKFFGTFPGNYVKRL; this is encoded by the exons TATTACAGCCATGCAGCAGGCTAGAACCACTG CCTCTGAGTCCAGCACTCCAATCTACACCAACGTGGATCCTCCAGCAAGAGCGCCACAGACTGACAGGAAAGAAACAACAGGGAAAGCTCCGCAATATACTGGCATTGGTCCTGTGGATGAGTCCGGGATTCCCATTGCCATACGAACG ACTGTTGACAGGCCAAAAGATTGGTACAAGACCATGTTCAAACAGATTCATGTGGTGCCTAAATCAG AGAACGAGTGGCCGGCATCCCGTACTGCCACAGACCCTGTTACAAGTACTGGTACTTTTTCTAAACAag ATAAGCATGCTGCCCCTAATGCTGTTCAGGCCCATCCTGCACCTAAAACCGGCACTTACCGGCCTATCACCAAGAGTGTCTCTGATAATGGCGTATACGGTTTCAGGGTGCCTGCTCCCTCTTCTCTCCCTTCTGCTCTGCCCACATCAGCATCCACACAACAGAGATCCGGTGAAAAGGAGGCACCACAGAGAGGGAGGAGCACACCTGACAT GAATGAGTGGGGTCCTCCTGATAGAAAGGTTGACACACGGAAATACAGAGCAGAGCCGAGGAGTATTTTTGACTATGAGCCGGGGAAGTCGTCTGTTTTAGAGCAAGAAAGAACG ACAAGTAACTTAAGACCTGAGGACATAGATTTAGAGAATGAGCCGTGGTATAAGTTCTTTGCTGAACTGGAGTTTGGGCGGCCG CCTCCAAAAAAACGTCTTGATTACAATCCAGAGAGCTCACCTCGATTCCGCGCAGAG ACCTCCCTTTATCAGCCATCCTCAGACAGGAGCCTTGAAAGGCCATCAAG CTCTGCAAATGATAACAAGAGGAGACGGAAATCTGAACCTGCAACAGCTCAGCCTAGGGCACAGAGCAGCGTGGGCACAACACAGACGTCTGTGAGACCACCAGAGCTGCCCAAGAGCAGCAGCACCCAGAGGAATACCCTCACCAGCCCCGGTTCCCTCGCGGCCACCAGGACTAAAG GTGGGGATGTAAGCTATATGCACACAGCACATTTAAATTGTCAAAATCAAAACCATGCTACCTCAGAATCCACATATCAAAGCAAAGAGCAAAATGAGCACAGTTTAATGGCTGTCTCAGATGGCTTCTCCAGCCTCCCTGATGGCTGGAAAAGTGCCCAAGAGAACCCAGAAGACTGGATAAATACAGAAGAGACCTCATCTAAGCTCAAATCCTGGAGTTGTGATGATCTCCTATCTGAGGGGAGGGGAAAAGAAGTGCAAACCCGTTCGGAAAGCACGTGTTTCTTGTTGCACAACGGGGAAGTAGAGGCATCACAATGCAATGACGTTCGAGAGTCTGAGGATCTTAGGGAGAGGACCAGGCACCGCTCGGCCCACGACGCACCAGGCTTCCTCAAACTATACAAGAAGATGCATCACATCAACCGGCAAGAGCTGATAAACTCTACCGTGATCTGCTCTGTGAAAGCCAGGATACACAAGTATGAGAACGAACAGCGGAAGGACAGACGCACTAGCAACAAGGGCTCTAATGAAGAGGTGCCTAGGGACATGGTGCACAACAGGATTTCTGAATTCGAGAGTCTGATCCAGAAGTCCAAATCCATGCCAAATCTTGGGGAGGAGTGCCTGATCAGGGGTTCTTCTAGGAGGACCAGCAGCCCCAAGCGTAGCCTCTCTATTGAGTCATTACTGGATGAAGAACCACCGGCCAGGAATCCCCCTGAAGGACGGCCTCAATACCCCAAGATAAACACCCATGTGCCAATCCACATCCAAGTCACCAGTGACCAATTACAAAACTCTGCCATGCACAACGACTACTCAGACAGTGAGCATGATGCTGTAGTGTCTGATCTAAGTGACTTCATTCAGATTGAAGGCTCATCCTTCTGCAGCGAGAGGGAGTTCGACCTGTGTTCGTATGCCTCCTCCGAGAGCTTCTGCGGATCAGGACACCACCATCATTATCACAGGCAGCTTGTGAGCTCCTGCAAGGGCCGCTGCCCGGCTTCCTACACGCGCTTCACCACTATGATCAAGCACGAGAGGGCCAAGCAGGACCGGAAGCAACATTTGCGGGTAGAAGAATCTGAGTTTGGTCTCAGCAAGCTTGCCTTCCTAGTCAGCCCAGTGCCTTTCCGCCGGAAGAACCTGTCACCTTTGAGTTTTTCCCGAATACCGAACTCCAAGAGCTGTGTGTACGACGCTCTAGATTCGGCCCTAAAAGACATCTACGACCACATCCGCGCTGAGAAGCGCAGAGGAAGCCTGCCAGATAACAGCATCCTTCACAGGTTGCTGGTGGAGCTGCTTCCCGACATTCCTGAAAGAAATTCCTCCCTGCACGCGCTTGGGAGAGGCAGCCCTACAGTTCAACCTCGCTCTTACCACCCACAGCCTGACGGCATGCCCAGTCAGGACACTCACCAACCCGAGTACTCACACCTGTCCCATAGTGCCTCTCACAACCATATAGACAGCAACAACAACCAGAGGAACCACAACTTTGAATGCTACTATCAAG ATCAGGACACATCCAGAGAATACTCTTACCCTGATGTGGGCAGCCACACACAGCAGAGCAGAAGACAAACCCCTGAAGTCAGAGAG AAACTGCCAGCCAGAGCAATATATGACTTCAAAGCACAGACAGCGAA AGAGCTGACGTTTAAGAAAGGAGAGACGGTATACATCACTCGGCAGATAGATAATAACTGGTATGAAGGAGAATATCGTGGACATGTGGGCATCTTCCCCATCTCATATGTTGAG AAAATCCCTCCTTCAGAGAGACATCAGCCAGCGAGACCTCCTCCTCCAGCTCAAAGCAGAGAAATTGGAGAAGCAATTGCCCGCTACAACTTTAATGCTGATACTAATGTGGAACTTTCATTAAGAAAA GGCGAGCGCGTTATTCTGTTGCGGCAGGTGGATAAGAACTGGTTTGAGGGAAAGATCCCAGGTACAAACAAACAAGGGATTTTTCCAGTGTCTTATGTGGATGTCGTTAAGAAGACCACAGTACAAAGTACTGGTCAACCTCCTGGGCCAAGTATACCCACCAGCTACTCCAGTGACAGACTGAACAGTAGG CCGTCATCTGCACGTACCCTCTACAACTCTCCATCCCCAACTGTCCGTCCATTCTCCTCATCCTCTCCTAGTCCACAAAGAGCCGCACACCTTCAGGCCATCACCAGCGAGTGGTTGGCCCTCACTCTGGGTCTGTCTCCTTCAGGAACCCCTGCCCCTACACCTCCTCCCTTTCCTTCCAATTTCCAGCCATACTATGAAGTGTTGGACTCTGCCATCTCCCCTTCTCCCGCCTCCTCCATGCTGGGCCGCTCTCCAGCCCTCACTCCCCGCTCCTCCACTCCTGCGCTCAAAGAGGGCCACTTCATTCCCATCTTCTCCCCAAAGTCTTACATGTCCCCCGAACCCAGCCTGTCACCACAACCTTACCTCACCTCCGCCTCCTTCACTCCTTCGCCCACCTCACCCTCATTTGACACCAGCCCCAGGTCTGCCAGTGTCATAGAGATACTCTCCAGTCAAAAATCAGATTTACCTGAGAAGGAACTGCAGTTGTTCTCAGAATGCAAAGACCACTATAAACCAGGCCAGACAGACTCCCCTAAATTGCGTAGCCCTATTGACTTGGTTGTTTTTGAGGCACATGAATCCCCATTGGATATTCTCCCACCAAAAGACCCCGATGATGATCTATGTGAGGAGTTAGTGTCAATCATTAAGGCCAGCCAATCAAAGGGCACGTTCATAGAAGAAGAGGGATTTTATCGCCAGGAACCAGATATAATGGAAAAGCTTCCCAGACTGTTTATAGAGGAAGAGCCGAAAGAAGACAACGGCTTCTTAAATGAACCCCTGACATCAAATACGTTTGCTCCAGTCCAACCCGCCCAGAGTGAGGGTTCAGATAGTGAG ATGTCATTGCCGTTCACACAGCCCTCATCGGCTAAATACTCTCCCCCTTCCCCGCGCTCCACCCCCCCTTTGCCTGGGGTTTCACAGTCGCCCCCTCCCTCTGCAAAACTGTTCTCTCGACAGGACCTCCGCTCCTCAAAGGTCAAG CCTGTGTTAAGGCGTGATGTTGTGGTTGTTGGTAAGCCCCCTCGTAGCCCTGTGATGTCTAGGAGGTCCTGCGGATCGCCTGTTAGAGGTCAAAACTTTTCACCATCTCATAGG TCCCAAAGACAAGCATATGTTCATGATCCGCTTCAAGGTGTAGGAGAACC ATTTCAAGCCCTGTATAACTACACGCCACGAAATGAAGATGAGCTGGAACTGAAGGAGGGGGATGTTGTTGACGTCATGGAGAAGTGTGATGATGGATGGTTTGTGG gaACGTGCAGGAGAACCAAATTTTTTGGAACCTTTCCTGGGAACTATGTGAAGCGGCTGTAA